The Sporosarcina sp. Marseille-Q4943 genome includes the window AATCAAACATCGTCGTCACCGAAAATTGCTTTCCATCGGGAAAATGCTGAAGCCAGCTGTAGCCTTTGTCAGCAATGCAAACTGACCGACCTCTATAATTTTTATAAAGCGGCTCGGTCACATTGTGGATTTGAAGCAAAGTGATATACCCTTCAAATTGTGATGTTGAAATATATTTTTCTACATATCCTCTCTCCACAATCCGTTTCCAATCATACCTACTGCCGAATTTGCGCTTTAACATAATAAATCCCCCTAGCTCGGCCTCTCACTGTATGGATGGAGTTGACCAATTATCCTATCATTCGTTTTTTCGACAATTTGTTGGATAACTCCACCAGCAATTTCCTCATGCTTTAGCCATCTTGAAGTTCCTTCCTCTATTACAAATCCAAGGAACACTTTTTCATATATACAATTGGATGATATTTTAATTTCCTCATCTTCAAAATACCGCCGACTTCCTTTTACATGAATGAGGCGGAATGATGTTGCTTGCTCATTCATTTCACAAATTCGTTCAAGTGCACGGTAATTCGGTGTCCAGCTTACAATTAAATCAAACGGACCCCGTTCTGAAATTACTTCCTTAACTTCTGAAAAGAGCGCTTCTGAATAGTAATCAACTTGGAGCGGAAAAATTGTGTTAGGGGGACAAACGTCTATTAATCGTTCAAACTTCGCAGCTGTCCTTCCTATGACGGAAACAGAATATCCTTCCTTCGCCAAGAACATCGATAATCCCGCAAGCATGCCTGTACCGCCAA containing:
- a CDS encoding short-chain dehydrogenase, with translation MKRKYNHALVIGGTGMLAGLSMFLAKEGYSVSVIGRTAAKFERLIDVCPPNTIFPLQVDYYSEALFSEVKEVISERGPFDLIVSWTPNYRALERICEMNEQATSFRLIHVKGSRRYFEDEEIKISSNCIYEKVFLGFVIEEGTSRWLKHEEIAGGVIQQIVEKTNDRIIGQLHPYSERPS